The Alosa sapidissima isolate fAloSap1 chromosome 5, fAloSap1.pri, whole genome shotgun sequence genome has a window encoding:
- the LOC121708459 gene encoding TOG array regulator of axonemal microtubules protein 1-like — protein MVTLAHLFAHLGQDMDAEAEGAARTLLPKAGESSSFMKDMDLALGYMVYNTNPIRSMNALINGGLSHKHTAVRKSTARHLEKVTEVIGAARLLSGKNDLTARFIHTASCLALDNTLEVRNQARNILSVVASHPDLIKMVERFAPLSDQIRMKDFINKCQKRPLR, from the exons ATGGTGACGCTGGCCCACCTGTTTGCTCACCTGGGGCAGGACATGGATGCGGAGGCCGAGGGCGCAGCCCGGACACTGCTGCCGAAGGCTGGAGAGTCCAGCAGCTTCATGAAGGACATGGATCTGGCCCTGGGGTACATGGTGTATAACACCAACCCCATCCGCAGCATGAACGCTCTCATCAACGGAGGGCTCAG TCACAAACATACAGCCGTGAGGAAGAGCACTGCACGGCACCTGGAGAAAGTGACGGAGGTCATAGGGGCAGCTCGTCTCCTGTCCGGCAAAAACGACCTGACTGCCCGCTTCATCCATACTGCCAGCTGCTTGGCCCTTGACAACACACTGGAAGTCAG GAATCAGGCCCGTAACATTCTGTCTGTAGTGGCCTCCCATCCCGACCTCATCAAGATGGTGGAAAGGTTCGCCCCTCTGAGTGATCAAATCCGCATGAAGGACTTTATTAACAAATGCCAGAAAAG ACCTTTGCGTTGA